A single region of the Candidatus Methylacidiphilales bacterium genome encodes:
- a CDS encoding HAD family hydrolase → MPPSDHPSIPPANAKLLLWDIDGTLVSVGKAGEIALVIAMERLFGVKTDIQKIDFRGRTDTWIGVQLFKQAGIEETPRNIHDFKEAYLAVLKEQLPMSVGKVHPGILDILEQARLRPDCVNALLTGNLERGAKIKLEHYDVWSYFEFGAFADDSQLRNELGPVALKRALEKTGLHFKPEQVYVIGDTPHDIECGKVIGAKTIAVATGGYSRVELEAHAPTALFDDLRHPEKFFKLLDP, encoded by the coding sequence ATGCCACCATCCGACCATCCGAGTATCCCACCAGCAAATGCGAAGCTTTTGCTCTGGGACATCGACGGCACGCTTGTTTCGGTTGGGAAAGCGGGCGAGATTGCTTTGGTCATCGCCATGGAACGGCTTTTCGGCGTTAAAACCGACATTCAAAAAATTGATTTTCGGGGGAGGACGGACACATGGATCGGCGTGCAGCTTTTCAAGCAGGCGGGAATCGAAGAAACCCCCCGGAACATTCACGATTTCAAGGAGGCCTATCTTGCGGTGTTGAAGGAACAACTGCCCATGAGCGTCGGGAAAGTGCATCCGGGCATCCTCGATATTTTGGAACAGGCGCGGCTCCGCCCGGATTGCGTGAATGCGCTGCTCACGGGCAATCTCGAACGGGGCGCCAAAATCAAATTGGAGCATTATGATGTGTGGAGCTATTTCGAGTTTGGCGCCTTTGCCGACGACTCTCAGCTTCGCAACGAGCTGGGACCGGTGGCGCTGAAACGCGCCCTGGAGAAAACCGGGCTGCATTTCAAGCCGGAGCAGGTGTATGTCATCGGCGACACGCCGCACGACATCGAATGCGGCAAGGTGATCGGTGCGAAGACCATTGCCGTGGCCACGGGCGGCTATTCGCGCGTGGAGTTGGAAGCGCATGCGCCGACGGCGCTGTTCGACGACCTACGACACCCTGAGAAATTTTTCAAGCTGCTGGATCCTTAA
- a CDS encoding cellulase family glycosylhydrolase, whose translation MNYTPTRAWWHCWNDFQSDAIAKDLDAIVRLGADHIRIMLIWPYFQPNPKVVSKAHLDRLEILMNLAEERQLDVCVSLFVGWLSGYAFKPPFQPDSSFYQLLEERSIQEFYVTSIAKAMSQHSNFLGFDLGNELNCCWQTDDLDCGDRWSSQMLALSEKCLPGGTHVNGVDHNPWFTRATFSPQCLATTQSIIPLHCWTFFTGALGRAGGNCFDPRCLRLPEAMAALARSYSGNPRKPIWIQEYGMSEDWTDPENIPRFLQESTVNAIQSGVNWFTWWSSHDLDRQYAFHPLEYSLGLITLDQKIKVQGHVFKELADAYRGRNAVDTKQINLATLPQMQDADSTWKWLENWIGISELAKPGAADRPPPAASFK comes from the coding sequence GTGAACTACACACCCACTCGCGCTTGGTGGCACTGCTGGAACGATTTCCAATCGGACGCCATCGCTAAGGACTTGGATGCCATCGTCAGACTTGGCGCCGATCACATCCGCATTATGCTGATATGGCCATACTTTCAACCCAATCCAAAAGTTGTAAGCAAGGCACATCTTGACCGTCTTGAGATTCTTATGAATTTGGCGGAGGAAAGGCAACTTGATGTCTGTGTGAGTCTCTTCGTTGGCTGGCTTTCAGGTTACGCTTTTAAACCTCCTTTCCAACCGGACAGCTCCTTTTACCAGCTCTTGGAGGAGAGGAGCATCCAGGAGTTCTATGTGACGAGCATCGCAAAAGCCATGTCACAACATAGCAACTTCCTGGGGTTTGATCTCGGCAATGAGTTAAATTGCTGCTGGCAGACGGACGATCTCGATTGTGGCGACCGGTGGAGCAGCCAAATGCTGGCCCTCTCTGAAAAATGCCTCCCGGGAGGAACACATGTGAATGGGGTCGATCACAATCCATGGTTCACGCGGGCAACCTTCTCGCCTCAATGCCTTGCAACAACGCAAAGCATTATCCCACTGCATTGCTGGACATTCTTCACCGGAGCATTGGGCCGTGCCGGTGGTAATTGCTTCGATCCCCGCTGCCTGCGCCTGCCGGAGGCCATGGCTGCGCTTGCCCGTTCATATTCTGGCAATCCTCGCAAACCTATTTGGATTCAGGAATATGGAATGTCCGAGGACTGGACCGACCCGGAAAATATTCCACGGTTTCTCCAGGAATCCACGGTTAACGCGATTCAGTCCGGCGTGAACTGGTTCACATGGTGGTCAAGTCACGATCTTGACAGGCAATACGCGTTTCATCCCCTGGAGTATTCGCTCGGTTTGATCACGCTTGACCAAAAGATCAAGGTTCAAGGACATGTGTTCAAGGAGCTTGCAGATGCCTACCGTGGTCGGAACGCAGTGGACACAAAACAGATCAATTTAGCGACTTTGCCACAAATGCAGGATGCGGATTCGACATGGAAATGGCTGGAAAACTGGATCGGAATCAGCGAGTTGGCGAAACCAGGCGCGGCAGACCGACCGCCACCAGCCGCTTCTTTTAAATGA
- a CDS encoding enoyl-ACP reductase, whose translation MSVKPLEGKVGLIFGVANKRSIAWGIAQAWAQAGARLIFNYQGERIKDNVEELVGEFGADTPLHPCDVSKDEEIKSFFDFVRTKTDKVDLVLHSVAYAPREALEGHFVNTSREAFRVAHDISSYSLIALSREAAPLMSDGGSIIAMSYYGAEKVVPHYNIMGVAKASLEASVRYLANDLGTKKIRVNAISAGPVNTLAARGIAGFSSMMKHYEEHAPLRRNVEMAELGATGVFLASPGSASITGQTLYVDCGYSIMGM comes from the coding sequence ATGAGCGTAAAACCATTGGAAGGAAAAGTCGGCCTCATTTTTGGGGTGGCTAATAAACGAAGCATTGCCTGGGGGATCGCCCAAGCCTGGGCCCAGGCCGGGGCCAGGCTTATCTTCAATTACCAGGGGGAACGCATCAAGGACAACGTCGAGGAGCTGGTCGGCGAGTTTGGAGCCGACACGCCCCTGCATCCCTGCGATGTGAGCAAGGACGAGGAAATCAAAAGCTTTTTCGACTTTGTCCGCACGAAGACCGACAAAGTCGATCTGGTTCTCCACAGCGTGGCCTATGCGCCCCGTGAAGCGTTGGAAGGCCACTTCGTCAACACCTCGCGCGAAGCATTCCGTGTCGCCCATGACATCAGTTCGTATTCCCTGATTGCCCTCTCCCGTGAAGCGGCCCCACTGATGAGCGATGGGGGCAGCATTATTGCCATGAGCTATTATGGAGCCGAAAAAGTCGTTCCGCATTACAACATCATGGGCGTCGCCAAGGCGTCCCTGGAAGCCTCCGTGCGCTATCTGGCCAATGATCTCGGTACGAAAAAAATCCGCGTCAATGCCATCAGTGCCGGGCCGGTCAATACCCTGGCTGCCCGCGGGATTGCCGGGTTTTCATCCATGATGAAACATTACGAGGAACATGCGCCCCTCAGGCGGAATGTGGAAATGGCCGAGCTTGGCGCCACCGGCGTCTTTTTGGCGAGCCCCGGTTCCGCATCCATCACCGGCCAGACGCTCTATGTCGATTGCGGTTATTCGATCATGGGGATGTGA